The window GAAGTGTAAAGAGGatgaagaaaaggagagagatgatTCACAACTGGAGAATGTAGAGAAGTGATTTAAGTCAGATCGGGGCTCTCGGCCTAATTTGTTAGATCGAGGCATTGTCTGAAGTAGAAATTTCGTAGGAAAACTTTAAATTCCTACATTAAGACAGGTCtagatgtatatatatgtagacgGACAGAAACAATGAAAATGTGCTGATCCTCCAGTTTAATCCAGTTCTTTGGGTTTTGGGATAAAAATGTCATATGCATTGAGATATGGATGGAGACTCGATGTTTGCGTTTTATTGTGCTAATGACTAAATAGCTATATGTTACTCCTGTCTCAAAATTTATCATTTCTAGTTATGAATATGAAAAGGTGCTTAatcagatttatagctaaaagttattatattttgagacggaggtagtactaattTGTGATAATTATTTGAGAGTACAAATGAATGAACTAACCATTATAAagttgaaaaatggattaaaagCAGTTTTTAAGAAATTCAAAGTTCTGCACAAATCGAATGGTTTAGAAGTTTGGAAATTGTGCGCATTCATCCATAAGTAGAAAATAACAGGGGAGAGGGTAAAGTAAAGATGGACGGCTAGAATTACTGATTTTACTAGGGAGTGGGGGTCTGTTTGCCGCTTTCTATTACTGGTAGGGATGGAAATGTTCGgtcattttattattattatcttttATTATTACAGAAATGGTAGTAAAATTTTGAACTTAGGTATTTATTGTCAACTTTAATGCAACGatgataaaaaatagaaaaactaaATTTTAGAAACGGTAACAGGCGGTAgagatattattattattatattaagaATAAATTTTAGATAACCGTAAATTTAATGACTAAAATATCAGCTTGCTACAACATtactaatatattttatagTTTGCTCCAAGTCCAAGAGCACCATAAGCTAGTGACACATAGAGCCCAGACGACTTGTTAGCATAGCACATTAGCACATAccccctccgttccaaaaagaGTTTAATcttagctatgaatctagacatacatgtgtccagatttgtagttaggagttagttttttatgggacggagcaGTACGTTGTAGCATCATGCCATGTCGGCAGAGGAATCCGCTAGGTCGACGTAATCGGGTCAAAACCCATTCTAGGTTACGGCAATGGTACTTTTGTCTTACACTCTACTCTTTTGAAGCTTGACGGGTTTTGACTTGGTGCACTGATTAAGTACGAGTGGCATTTCAATCGGATTAGATCATTACAAGGCGTCCAAATCAAAGTGGCGGACTTAGCAGTCTGCCGACACAGCGGTGTCGCTGCAATGCACAAGCCGACGTATCATGCTGACATGTCCCTCCGTCCCTCGCCTATGCTGGGTACCAcctctatgacatgtgggccccaaaTGTCAGTAACATTGGGATGCCTTCAAAGTTAtggttttgtgataattttctcCGTTATCATTACATCAAACTGTTAGGTcgctaatgttgtagcaaataaataatttagtGACTACATTTGCAGTTATCTGCAAATTactattatattaattttatgAAAACAGTATCGGTAATGACCGGAaaatttccgtaccgttttcacccttaATTCCTTCCCGTTATGCTGAGGAGGATTACTGATACTGGGCCTAAAATGGCCTTGGACATCTTTTCCACACACTAAAATGGCCTGGAAGGCCCAACTGAACCATCACTAAttcagtactactactactactattctGATTTGGGAATTAAAACCTCCAATTTAGGTCGATTCCATTCGAACATTCCTCCTCCAAGACTCCACAAGTCCAGAGGGAGAAAGTGTGAGAAGAATGTGGCGGAAGGGGAACAAgcggttcggcggcggcggcgagccggcggccaAGCGCCGTGCCGCCGGGGACGACGGGCCCTCCGAGAGCGCCGACGACGATATCGTCGTCGCCCAGGTGCTTCCCTAATCCCCGCACTCAAACCTCACTAAAACCCTAGCGCGGCGGGGatcttcattttcatttttttttttgggggggggggggggggttggtttGGCCAGAGATATCGAAGAACAGGAGGGTGGCGGTGCGGACCTGGAACGGCAAGGTCGTCGTCGACATCCGCGAGTTCTACGAGAAGGACGGCAAGACCCTCCCCGGCCGCAAAGGTAATATCACAGTGAAATCTTCCTCTTCTCTGTCTTCCCGTTGGTTGGTCCCCTATGGATGTGAATAGCACGGGATTGGATTGGCCAAGATTCGTTAAATGTTGCTAGAGGCATGCCACCTCTAGCTTTTTGAGTAGATACTAGATAGTACCACACCATGTGTTCATGTCTTGTGAATGATGATGTTGAATTGTTGGTGTCCTGTTTGAACGAATGATTTACATGGGAGATAATCTAGGCTGCAAGAAAAAAAGGGTGAGGTTCGTTTCTTGAACTAAATGCGGGACGCTGGTGAGACGAGCGGCTTCGTTAGCTTAGATACCCCATGCCCGCTGGCCTTTAGGACCGTGTATGATTATCGGCGAAATGGTTGCTTTCCATTTTTGTGTTTGTCGACATAATGATTCCTTAATGTATTGTGTTCGAAGTTCGAAGCTTGAGCTGGTGGTCATTTGCAAGTATAAATGAACGTGAAAGTCTGAAGAACCCATCACTGATTCACAATTTTAGGTAGAAAATTGTTGAGGGAGAATTTACCCTGTTCAATTGCATATGCCCTCAACAATATGGGTTTCTCTCATCTCATCACCTGTAATTTGAGACCATCTACTTTGGGGGGTTATCGATAATACTCCTATTCACAGTCACCCAAGTTGATAGCTATGAATGAGTTTTAGTCTGGTATTAGATTCCAAAGAGTGTAATGATAAGtttgcaaacaaatattccGGGGCTTTCATATGCTTTTTCTAAGCCCAGAACATGGGTTccaattctaaaattgattcCATATGGTAGATAACACAGATGGCATGGTATAACATAAAAGTGTGGATGCATAGTAAAAAACAGTGGTTGTGTAATTTAATTCCATATCTCCAGCACCAGCGGTAATGTGCTCAAGATAAGCAATAGTTTCCCTGATTACTAATATTGTGCCTTTTCCCTTCTTTTCAGGTATACAGCTCCCGATGGATCAGGTCAGTGTTTTTATTTGTCCTATACACGCTCACGAAACTTGATTCCCTTAAAAGATACTCCTATATCATTATCTGTTTGAATGCTGCATTGTGGATAGCAAGTACCGCTTATGAAAAATTTCCTAACAAGCTTCACATGCTTAGATATCCTGAACTCATCAGGAGATAGTGCTATGCAAGATTGGTGAGAACTACCTATCTAATTTACGAGAATGATCTCAAGTATATTATATGCCAGATATGATATGCATACTGTTAAATTCTGGCCTCTAGCTGCACTGAAACACAAATAACTTATACCTGTAACAATTCTTATTGCTAGCCATAACTTTTTACATCGCAATCTAGTTCATAACTACTGTGGTAACCATTGTGATCTTGGTTACTGTACTAGCAAGTTATCAGTTCCTCCCAATAAACACTCACCTTCTTTTTAACATGTGCAGTGGAAGATACTGAGGGACAATATCAAAGCTATAGATGAGGCCATCAAGGAGAATGCGTGATCGGAGCCCATTCTCTTGTGATGCAAGTAGACTAAGCCTACGTCTGTCTTTTATGACTCCGAGGAATATTGCACTTTTGGTATGGTAATCTTCATTACCCTGTCTAGTAATATCAAGTAATGTTTTAGTTTGGTCATGCGCGGAAAATGTGGCCTTGTCTGGTATTGTGCCAAAGAAGCAGCTATGTGCCTAATGTGCTCTCCTCATT of the Oryza sativa Japonica Group chromosome 2, ASM3414082v1 genome contains:
- the LOC4329646 gene encoding RNA polymerase II transcriptional coactivator KIWI; translation: MWRKGNKRFGGGGEPAAKRRAAGDDGPSESADDDIVVAQISKNRRVAVRTWNGKVVVDIREFYEKDGKTLPGRKGIQLPMDQWKILRDNIKAIDEAIKENA